One genomic segment of Erythrolamprus reginae isolate rEryReg1 chromosome 2, rEryReg1.hap1, whole genome shotgun sequence includes these proteins:
- the DUS1L gene encoding tRNA-dihydrouridine(16/17) synthase [NAD(P)(+)]-like, with the protein MMPKHKGFEFWKSTLREARFVVAPMVDQSELAWRLLSRRHGAHLCYTPMLHAQVFVRDANYRKENLYCEVCPEDRPLIVQFCANDPEVFVEAALLAQDYCDAVDLNLGCPQMIAKRGHYGAFLQEEWDLLQRMIALANEKLSVPVTCKIRVFPEISKTVKYAQLLEKAGCQLLTVHGRTKEQKGPLVGVASWEHIQAVRKAVKIPVFANGNIQYLKDVERCIQKTGVQGVMTAEGNLHNPALFEGRNPVVWEMAEEYLEIVQQYPCPLSYVRAHLFKLWHHTLQIHQQLRDELAKVKTLEGLLAVNRNLKLHCQEEIARLKEEEKPKGGLPFFHWICQPYLRPGPKEMCNKNAPSGIEGTTRGKRALEDEEDGSDSLSKNKQKKKLRNPNKSFDPSLKPKYAKCDQCGNPKGNKCVFNLCRGCCKKRAFRETADCPGHGLLFKTKHEKSILWKSGQSHMENIKRTTQQGEVEEAMLLKEAISGVA; encoded by the exons ATGATGCCCAAACACAAGGGCTTTGAATTTTGGAAAAGCACACTAAGAGAGGCCCGTTTTGTGGTTGCTCCCATGGTGGATCAAAGCGAATTGGCTTGGAGACTGTTAAGCCGCCGTCATGGGGCGCACCTATGTTATACTCCTATGCTGCATGCTCAGGTCTTTGTCAGAGATGCCAATTATCGTAAGGAAAACTTGTATTGTGAAGTGTGCCCTGAAGACAGACCCTTGATTGTACAG TTCTGTGCCAATGATCCAGAGGTGTTTGTTGAGGCTGCCTTGTTAGCTCAAGACTACTGTGATGCAGTTGACCTGAATCTAGGGTGTCCTCAGATGATTGCAAAAAGAG GTCACTATGGAGCATTCTTGCAAGAAGAGTGGGACCTTCTCCAGAGAATGA TTGCATTGGCTAATGAAAAGCTCTCTGTACCTGTTACATGCAAAATCCGCGTTTTTCCAGAAATTAGTAAAACTGTGAAATATGCTCAATTGCTGGAGAAAGCTGGTTGTCAA CTTCTAACTGTCCATGGGCGCACAAAAGAACAGAAAGGACCTCTTGTTGGCGTGGCTTCCTGGGAGCACATACAGGCTGTGAG AAAGGCTGTAAAAATCCCTGTTTTTGCAAATGGGAACATTCAATACCTCAAAGATGTGGAACGGTGTATTCAGAAGACAGGAGTTCAGGGCGTGATGACGGCAg aggGCAATCTTCATAATCCCGCTTTATTTGAAGGAAGAAATCCTGTCGTCTGGGAGATGGCTGAGGAATACCTAGAAATAGTACAGCAATATCCTTGCCCATTGTCCTATGTCAGAGCTCATCTCTTCAAACTTTGGCATCACAC TTTGCAGATTCACCAGCAGCTGCGTGATGAATTAGCAAAAGTGAAAACATTGGAAGGACTCCTGGCTGTCAACAGGAACCTGAAGTTGCATTGCCAG GAAGAAATAGCGCGtttgaaggaagaagagaagccaAAGGGAGGATTGCCTTTCTTTCACTGGATTTGTCAGCCATACCTAAGACCAGG GCCTAAAGAAATGTGCAACAAAAATGCTCCATCTGGCATAGAAGGAACTACTCGGGGGAAACGAGCTCTGGAGGATGAAGAAGATGGTTCTGATTCTctctcaaaaaacaaacaaaagaagaagTTAAGGAATCCCAACAAAAGCTTTGATCCCTCATTAAAAC CTAAATATGCAAAGTGTGATCAGTGTGGAAATCCAAAG GGTAACAAGTGTGTATTTAATCTGTGTCGAGGCTGTTGTAAGAAAAGAGCTTTCAGAGAAACAGCAGATTGTCCTG gTCATGGTCTgctttttaaaaccaaacatgaAAAGTCTATTTTGTGGAAGAGTGGCCAATCCCACATGGAAAACATTAAACGGACGACACAGCAAGGCGAGGTAGAAGAAGCAATGTTGCTTAAAGAAGCTATCAGTGGTGTGGCATGA